The Pseudomonas asiatica genome has a segment encoding these proteins:
- the rpsD gene encoding 30S ribosomal protein S4, with protein MARYIGPKCKLSRREGTDLFLKSGVRALESKCNIEAAPGIHGQRRGRQSDYGTQLREKQKVRRIYGVLERQFRGYYQAAASKKGATGENLLQLLECRLDNVVYRMGFGSTRSESRQLVSHKAISVNGKTVNIPSYQVRPGDVVAVREKSLNQLRIVQALELCAQRGRVEWVDVDAAKKSGVFKNVPARSDLSADINENLIVELYSK; from the coding sequence ATGGCACGTTACATTGGTCCAAAATGCAAACTGTCTCGTCGTGAAGGCACTGACCTGTTCCTGAAGAGCGGCGTTCGCGCTCTGGAATCGAAGTGCAACATCGAAGCAGCCCCAGGTATCCACGGCCAGCGCCGTGGCCGTCAGTCCGACTACGGTACCCAGCTGCGCGAGAAGCAAAAAGTTCGTCGTATCTACGGTGTTCTGGAGCGTCAGTTCCGCGGTTACTACCAGGCTGCAGCCTCGAAAAAAGGCGCAACCGGTGAAAACCTGCTGCAACTGCTCGAGTGCCGTCTGGATAACGTCGTCTACCGTATGGGCTTCGGCTCGACTCGTTCCGAGTCCCGTCAGCTGGTTTCGCACAAAGCGATCAGCGTCAACGGTAAGACTGTAAACATTCCATCCTACCAAGTTCGTCCGGGTGACGTGGTCGCGGTTCGCGAGAAGTCGCTGAACCAGCTGCGCATTGTTCAAGCCCTTGAACTGTGCGCCCAGCGTGGCCGCGTTGAGTGGGTTGACGTGGATGCTGCTAAAAAGTCGGGCGTTTTCAAGAACGTTCCTGCTCGCAGCGACCTGTCTGCCGACATCAACGAGAACCTGATTGTCGAGCTCTACTCCAAGTAA
- the rplR gene encoding 50S ribosomal protein L18, giving the protein MTDKKVTRLRRARKARLKMHELEVVRLCVFRSSQHIYAQVISADGSKVLASASTLDKELRDGATGNIDAATKVGKLVAERAKAAGVSQVAFDRSGFKYHGRVKALADAAREGGLEF; this is encoded by the coding sequence ATGACCGACAAAAAAGTTACTCGACTGCGTCGCGCTCGCAAAGCACGTCTCAAGATGCACGAACTCGAAGTCGTGCGCCTGTGCGTGTTCCGCTCCTCGCAGCACATCTACGCCCAGGTCATTTCGGCCGACGGCAGCAAGGTTCTGGCAAGCGCCTCGACCTTGGACAAAGAACTGCGTGATGGCGCCACTGGCAACATCGACGCGGCCACTAAGGTTGGCAAGCTGGTAGCTGAGCGTGCGAAAGCCGCCGGTGTATCTCAAGTTGCCTTTGACCGTTCCGGCTTCAAGTACCATGGCCGCGTCAAAGCGCTGGCTGATGCTGCTCGTGAAGGCGGGCTGGAGTTCTAA
- the rplF gene encoding 50S ribosomal protein L6: MSRVAKNPVKLPAGVEVKFAGQQLSVKGAKGTLELNVHSSVEVTEESGELRFVARNGDQQARAMAGTTRALVNNMVQGVSQGFERKLQLVGVGYKAQAKGTVLNLALGFSHPVDYELPAGITAETPSQTDILIKGIDKQLVGQVAAEIRDFRPPEPYKGKGVRYADEVVRRKEAKKK, from the coding sequence ATGTCTCGCGTCGCTAAGAACCCCGTTAAGCTGCCAGCAGGCGTCGAAGTCAAATTCGCCGGCCAGCAGCTTTCGGTGAAGGGTGCCAAAGGCACTCTCGAACTGAACGTTCACTCGTCTGTTGAAGTTACCGAAGAGTCTGGCGAGCTGCGTTTCGTCGCTCGCAACGGTGACCAGCAAGCTCGCGCCATGGCCGGTACCACCCGCGCTCTGGTGAACAACATGGTCCAGGGCGTAAGCCAAGGCTTCGAGCGCAAGCTCCAGCTGGTCGGTGTTGGTTACAAGGCACAGGCCAAGGGCACCGTCCTGAACCTGGCCCTGGGCTTCTCGCACCCAGTGGACTACGAACTGCCAGCCGGTATCACCGCTGAAACCCCAAGCCAGACCGACATCCTGATCAAGGGTATCGACAAGCAGCTGGTGGGTCAGGTGGCCGCTGAAATCCGCGACTTCCGTCCGCCAGAGCCTTACAAAGGCAAGGGTGTGCGTTACGCGGACGAAGTAGTCCGTCGTAAAGAAGCCAAGAAGAAGTAG
- the rpmJ gene encoding 50S ribosomal protein L36, producing MKVRASVKKLCRNCKIIRREGVVRVICSAEPRHKQRQG from the coding sequence ATGAAAGTTCGTGCATCGGTGAAAAAGCTGTGCCGTAACTGCAAGATCATCCGTCGCGAAGGCGTCGTACGAGTGATCTGCAGCGCGGAACCGCGTCACAAACAGCGCCAAGGCTGA
- the rplO gene encoding 50S ribosomal protein L15: protein MKLNDLSPAPGSRREKHRPGRGIGSGLGKTGGRGHKGQTSRSGGSIAPGFEGGQQPLHRRLPKFGFVSLKAMDRAEVRLSELAKVEGDVISVQSLKDANVIGQNVQRVKIMLSGEVTRAVTIKGIAATKGARAAIEAAGGKFEE, encoded by the coding sequence ATGAAACTCAATGATCTGAGTCCAGCGCCGGGTTCCCGTCGCGAGAAGCATCGTCCAGGTCGTGGTATCGGTAGCGGTCTGGGTAAGACCGGCGGCCGTGGCCACAAAGGTCAGACTTCCCGTTCGGGTGGTTCGATCGCTCCTGGCTTCGAAGGCGGTCAACAGCCGCTGCACCGTCGTCTGCCGAAGTTCGGCTTCGTTTCCCTGAAAGCCATGGACCGCGCCGAAGTGCGTCTGTCCGAGCTGGCCAAGGTGGAAGGCGACGTGATCTCCGTGCAATCCCTGAAGGATGCCAATGTGATCGGCCAGAACGTACAGCGCGTGAAAATCATGCTGTCTGGCGAAGTCACTCGCGCAGTCACCATCAAGGGTATCGCAGCCACCAAGGGTGCGCGTGCGGCTATCGAAGCAGCTGGCGGCAAGTTCGAGGAATAA
- the secY gene encoding preprotein translocase subunit SecY, whose amino-acid sequence MAKQGALSSLGKGGMSELWARLRFLFMAIIVYRIGAHIPVPGINPDRLADLFRQNEGTILSLFNMFSGGALERMSIFALGIMPYISASIIMQLMTAVSPQLEQLKKEGEAGRRKISQYTRYGTVILALVQAIGMSIGLANQGVAFSVGLGFHVVAVSTFVAGAMFMMWLGEQITERGVGNGISMLIFAGIVAGLPRAIGQSFESARTGDINIFALVAIGLLAVAIIGFVVFIERGQRRIAVHYAKRQQGRKVFAAQTSHLPLKVNMAGVIPAIFASSILLFPASLGAWFGQSEGMGWLQDISQSIAPGQPLNILLFSAGIIFFCFFYTALMFNPKDVAENLKKSGAFIPGIRPGEQSARYIDGVLTRLTMFGALYMMAVCLLPQFLVVAANVPFYLGGTSLLIVVVVVMDFMSQVQSHLVSHQYESLMKKANLKGYGGSGLLR is encoded by the coding sequence ATGGCTAAGCAAGGTGCTCTCTCTTCGCTCGGTAAGGGCGGGATGTCGGAACTCTGGGCTCGTCTGCGCTTTCTGTTCATGGCGATCATCGTCTATCGGATAGGTGCGCATATCCCGGTTCCTGGCATCAATCCAGACCGTCTGGCGGATCTGTTTCGGCAGAATGAGGGGACCATTCTTAGCTTGTTCAACATGTTTTCCGGTGGCGCGCTCGAGCGCATGAGCATCTTTGCACTGGGGATCATGCCGTACATCTCGGCATCGATCATCATGCAGCTGATGACGGCGGTCAGCCCGCAACTGGAGCAGTTGAAGAAGGAAGGTGAAGCTGGCCGTCGCAAGATCAGCCAGTACACCCGCTACGGCACCGTTATCCTGGCACTGGTTCAAGCCATTGGCATGTCCATTGGCCTGGCCAACCAGGGCGTGGCGTTTTCTGTAGGCCTGGGCTTCCATGTCGTCGCCGTCTCCACCTTCGTGGCGGGTGCGATGTTCATGATGTGGCTGGGCGAGCAGATCACCGAGCGCGGTGTGGGCAACGGTATCTCGATGTTGATCTTCGCGGGTATCGTTGCCGGTCTTCCGAGAGCAATCGGGCAGTCTTTCGAGTCTGCACGCACAGGCGATATCAACATTTTCGCCCTGGTCGCTATCGGTTTGCTGGCAGTAGCGATTATCGGCTTCGTGGTGTTCATTGAGCGTGGTCAGCGTCGTATCGCCGTTCACTACGCCAAGCGTCAGCAGGGCCGCAAGGTCTTCGCTGCGCAGACCAGCCACTTGCCGCTGAAGGTGAACATGGCGGGGGTTATCCCGGCCATTTTCGCGAGCAGCATTCTGCTGTTCCCGGCTTCGCTGGGTGCCTGGTTCGGTCAGTCCGAAGGTATGGGCTGGCTGCAGGACATCTCGCAGTCGATCGCTCCTGGTCAGCCGTTGAACATTCTGCTGTTTAGTGCAGGGATCATTTTCTTCTGCTTCTTCTACACAGCGCTGATGTTCAACCCGAAAGACGTAGCGGAAAACCTGAAGAAGTCCGGTGCCTTTATTCCGGGTATCCGTCCTGGTGAGCAGTCGGCACGCTACATTGATGGCGTTCTGACCCGTCTGACCATGTTCGGTGCTCTTTACATGATGGCCGTCTGCCTTCTGCCCCAGTTCCTGGTGGTGGCAGCAAATGTGCCGTTCTACCTTGGCGGGACCTCGTTGCTGATTGTGGTAGTGGTTGTGATGGACTTCATGTCCCAAGTACAATCGCACCTCGTTTCGCACCAGTACGAATCCCTGATGAAGAAAGCCAACCTGAAAGGCTACGGTGGCAGCGGTCTGCTGCGCTGA
- the rpsK gene encoding 30S ribosomal protein S11 has translation MAKPAARPRKKVKKTVVDGIAHIHASFNNTIVTITDRQGNALSWATSGGSGFRGSRKSTPFAAQIAAERAGQAALEYGLKNLDVNVKGPGPGRESAVRALNSCGYKIASITDVTPIPHNGCRPPKKRRV, from the coding sequence ATGGCAAAACCTGCTGCTCGTCCTCGTAAGAAAGTCAAAAAGACAGTGGTTGATGGCATCGCCCACATCCATGCCTCTTTCAACAACACCATCGTGACCATCACCGACCGTCAGGGCAACGCTTTGTCCTGGGCGACCTCCGGTGGTTCGGGTTTCCGTGGTTCGCGCAAATCCACCCCGTTCGCAGCCCAGATCGCTGCTGAGCGTGCTGGTCAAGCTGCGCTGGAATACGGTCTGAAGAACCTCGACGTAAACGTCAAGGGTCCAGGTCCAGGTCGTGAGTCCGCCGTTCGTGCACTGAACAGCTGCGGCTACAAGATCGCCAGCATCACCGACGTGACGCCAATCCCGCACAACGGGTGCCGTCCGCCGAAGAAGCGTCGCGTGTAA
- the rpsE gene encoding 30S ribosomal protein S5, whose product MANNDQKRDEGYIEKLVQVNRVAKTVKGGRIFTFTALTVVGDGKGRVGFGRGKSREVPAAIQKAMEAARRNMIQVDLKGTTLQYATKAAHGASKVYMQPASEGTGIIAGGAMRAVLEVAGVQNVLAKCYGSTNPVNVVYATFKGLKAMQSPESIAAKRGKSVEEIF is encoded by the coding sequence ATGGCAAATAACGATCAAAAGCGCGACGAAGGCTACATCGAGAAGCTGGTTCAAGTTAACCGCGTTGCCAAAACCGTAAAAGGCGGCCGTATCTTCACCTTCACCGCGCTGACCGTGGTAGGTGATGGTAAAGGTCGTGTTGGCTTCGGCCGTGGCAAGTCGCGCGAAGTACCTGCCGCGATCCAGAAAGCCATGGAAGCTGCTCGCCGCAACATGATCCAGGTTGACCTGAAGGGCACCACCCTGCAGTACGCCACCAAGGCTGCCCACGGCGCCTCGAAGGTTTACATGCAGCCTGCCTCGGAAGGTACCGGTATCATCGCCGGTGGCGCAATGCGTGCTGTCCTGGAAGTTGCTGGTGTTCAGAACGTTCTGGCCAAGTGCTACGGTTCGACCAACCCAGTGAACGTGGTTTACGCCACCTTCAAGGGTCTGAAAGCCATGCAATCTCCTGAATCCATTGCTGCCAAGCGCGGCAAGAGCGTCGAGGAGATCTTCTGA
- a CDS encoding DNA-directed RNA polymerase subunit alpha has product MQISVNEFLTPRHIDVQVVSPTRAKITLEPLERGFGHTLGNALRRILLSSMPGCAVVEAEIDGVLHEYSAIEGVQEDVIEILLNLKGLAIKLHGRDEVTLTLSKKGSGVVTAADIQLDHDVEIVNPDHVIANLASNGALNMKLTVARGRGYEPADSRQTDEDESRSIGRLQLDASFSPVRRIAYVVENARVEQRTNLDKLVIDLETNGTLDPEEAIRRAATILQQQLAAFVDLKGDSEPVVVEQEDEIDPILLRPVDDLELTVRSANCLKAENIYYIGDLIQRTEVELLKTPNLGKKSLTEIKDVLASRGLSLGMRLDNWPPASLKKDDKATA; this is encoded by the coding sequence ATGCAGATTTCGGTAAATGAGTTCCTGACTCCCCGCCACATTGATGTGCAGGTAGTCAGTCCGACCCGCGCCAAGATTACGCTCGAGCCTCTCGAGCGTGGTTTCGGCCATACCCTGGGCAACGCGCTGCGCCGCATCCTGTTGTCCTCCATGCCTGGCTGTGCAGTAGTCGAGGCCGAGATCGACGGCGTACTCCACGAGTACTCCGCGATCGAAGGTGTTCAGGAAGACGTCATTGAAATCCTGTTGAACCTGAAAGGCCTGGCTATCAAACTGCACGGTCGTGACGAAGTTACGCTGACCTTGTCGAAAAAGGGTTCGGGGGTGGTTACCGCTGCCGATATTCAGCTGGATCACGATGTCGAGATCGTCAACCCCGATCACGTAATCGCGAACCTGGCGTCGAACGGCGCCCTGAACATGAAGCTCACTGTAGCTCGTGGTCGTGGTTACGAGCCGGCCGACTCCCGTCAAACCGACGAAGACGAAAGCCGTAGCATTGGCCGTCTGCAGTTGGACGCTTCGTTCAGCCCGGTGCGTCGTATCGCCTATGTGGTCGAGAACGCCCGTGTTGAACAGCGTACCAACCTGGACAAGCTGGTCATTGATCTGGAAACCAACGGCACCCTGGATCCTGAAGAGGCTATCCGCCGCGCTGCGACCATCCTGCAACAGCAGCTGGCCGCGTTCGTCGACCTCAAAGGTGACAGCGAGCCTGTCGTAGTCGAGCAGGAAGACGAGATCGATCCGATCCTGCTGCGTCCGGTTGACGACCTGGAACTGACTGTACGTTCGGCCAACTGCCTCAAGGCGGAGAACATCTACTACATCGGCGACCTGATTCAGCGTACCGAAGTAGAGCTGTTGAAGACTCCTAACCTGGGCAAGAAGTCCCTGACTGAAATCAAGGACGTCCTGGCCTCTCGTGGTCTGTCTCTCGGCATGCGCCTCGACAACTGGCCGCCTGCAAGTCTTAAGAAAGACGACAAGGCGACCGCCTGA
- the rpsM gene encoding 30S ribosomal protein S13 produces the protein MARIAGVNIPDNKHAVISLTYIYGVGRTTAQKICADAGVNPAAKIKDLSDEQIETLRGEVAKFTTEGDLRRDINMKIKRLMDLGCYRGLRHRKGLPVRGQRTKTNARTRKGPRKPIRK, from the coding sequence ATGGCCCGTATTGCAGGCGTCAACATTCCAGATAACAAGCATGCTGTTATCTCGCTGACCTACATCTATGGTGTCGGTCGCACTACTGCACAGAAGATCTGTGCAGACGCTGGTGTAAACCCAGCCGCTAAGATCAAGGATCTGAGCGACGAGCAAATCGAAACCCTGCGTGGCGAAGTCGCGAAGTTCACCACCGAAGGTGACCTGCGTCGTGACATCAACATGAAGATCAAGCGCTTGATGGACCTGGGTTGCTACCGCGGCCTGCGTCATCGTAAAGGTCTGCCGGTTCGCGGTCAGCGCACCAAGACCAACGCACGCACCCGTAAGGGCCCGCGTAAGCCGATCCGCAAGTAA
- a CDS encoding catalase, translating into MSKILTTASGAPVADNQNSRSAGPRGPLLLDDFHLIEKLAHFNRENIPERRVHAKGSGAYGTFTVTRDITGYTSAKLFEQIGKQTETFLRFSTVGGERGSADTERDPRGFAVKFYTEEGNWDIVGNNTPVFFIRDPLKFPDFIHTQKRHPQSNLKNAQMMWDFWSHSPEALHQVTILFSDRGIPDGYRHMHGFGSHTYSLINAKGERTWVKWHFKTQQGIKNLAPADAARLAGTDPDYAQRDLFEAIERGDYPRWTVCIQVMSEAEAASRDENPFDVTKTWSQKDYPLIEVGVLELNRNPLNYFAEVEQAAFGPSNMVPGVGLSPDRMLQGRVFAYADAHRYRVGTNHQQLPVNAPRCPVNSYQRDGSMAAGSYGSAPNYEPNSYSDAPKQSPRHAEPALALNGSADRYDHREDTDYYSHAGALFRLMNDEQKALLINNIAGTMAGVSEDVIQRQLQYFFKADPAYGKGVAKALDINLA; encoded by the coding sequence ATGAGCAAGATTCTCACCACCGCCAGCGGTGCACCTGTAGCAGACAACCAGAATTCCCGTTCCGCCGGCCCGCGCGGCCCGCTGCTGCTCGACGACTTCCACCTGATCGAGAAGCTCGCCCACTTCAACCGCGAGAACATTCCTGAGCGCCGCGTACACGCAAAAGGCTCGGGCGCCTACGGCACCTTTACCGTCACCCGCGATATCACCGGTTACACCAGTGCCAAGCTGTTTGAACAGATTGGCAAGCAGACCGAAACTTTCCTGCGCTTTTCCACCGTTGGTGGCGAGCGTGGCTCCGCCGATACCGAACGCGACCCGCGTGGCTTTGCCGTCAAGTTCTACACCGAGGAAGGCAATTGGGACATCGTCGGCAACAACACGCCGGTGTTCTTCATCCGCGACCCACTGAAGTTCCCGGACTTTATCCACACCCAGAAGCGTCACCCACAATCCAACCTGAAGAACGCTCAGATGATGTGGGACTTCTGGTCGCACTCTCCCGAGGCGCTGCATCAGGTCACCATTCTGTTCTCCGATCGCGGCATTCCGGACGGCTACCGCCATATGCACGGCTTTGGTAGCCATACCTACAGCCTGATCAATGCCAAGGGTGAACGCACCTGGGTCAAATGGCACTTCAAGACCCAGCAAGGCATCAAGAACCTCGCACCGGCAGATGCCGCGCGCCTGGCAGGTACTGACCCGGACTACGCCCAGCGCGACCTGTTCGAAGCCATCGAGCGGGGCGATTACCCACGCTGGACCGTATGCATCCAGGTGATGAGCGAAGCCGAGGCTGCCAGCCGCGACGAAAACCCCTTCGACGTGACCAAGACCTGGTCGCAGAAGGACTACCCGCTGATTGAAGTGGGCGTGCTGGAGCTCAACCGTAACCCGCTCAACTACTTTGCCGAGGTCGAGCAAGCTGCGTTTGGCCCGAGCAACATGGTGCCGGGTGTTGGCCTGTCGCCGGACCGCATGCTGCAAGGGCGGGTATTCGCCTACGCCGACGCGCATCGCTACCGGGTGGGTACCAACCACCAGCAGCTGCCGGTGAACGCACCACGTTGCCCGGTCAACAGCTACCAGCGTGATGGTTCCATGGCCGCTGGCAGTTACGGCAGCGCGCCGAACTATGAGCCCAACAGCTACAGCGATGCACCGAAGCAGTCGCCACGCCACGCCGAGCCTGCGCTAGCCCTGAATGGTTCCGCAGACCGTTACGACCACCGCGAAGACACCGACTACTACAGCCACGCCGGCGCGCTGTTCCGCCTGATGAACGATGAGCAGAAAGCCCTGCTGATAAACAACATTGCCGGCACCATGGCAGGCGTCAGCGAAGACGTGATCCAGCGTCAGTTGCAATACTTCTTCAAGGCCGATCCGGCCTATGGCAAAGGGGTTGCCAAGGCCTTGGACATCAATCTCGCCTAA
- the rplQ gene encoding 50S ribosomal protein L17, translating into MRHRKSGRHLSRTSSHRKAMFQNMAVSLIEHELIKTTLPKAKELRRVAEPLITLAKEDSVANRRLAFDRTRSKSAVGKLFNDLGKRYATRQGGYLRILKCGFRAGDNAPMAYVELVDRPVGGAVEAAE; encoded by the coding sequence ATGCGTCATCGTAAAAGTGGACGTCACCTGAGCCGTACCAGCTCTCACCGCAAGGCTATGTTCCAGAACATGGCAGTGTCGCTGATCGAGCACGAGCTGATCAAAACCACCCTGCCGAAAGCCAAGGAACTGCGCCGCGTTGCCGAGCCGCTGATCACCCTGGCCAAGGAAGACAGCGTAGCTAACCGCCGTCTGGCCTTCGATCGTACCCGTTCGAAGTCCGCTGTTGGCAAGCTGTTCAACGACCTGGGCAAGCGTTACGCCACCCGTCAGGGCGGCTACCTGCGCATCCTGAAGTGCGGTTTCCGCGCTGGCGACAACGCTCCTATGGCGTACGTCGAGCTGGTTGATCGTCCGGTCGGCGGTGCTGTAGAAGCTGCTGAGTAA
- the bfr gene encoding bacterioferritin, with translation MQGHPDVINYLVTLLKGELAARDQYFIHSRMYEDWGLSKLYERINHEMEEETQHADALMRRILMLEGTPDMRADDLEVGSTVPEMIEADLKLEYKVRGALCKGIELCELHKDYISRDILRAQLADTEEDHTYWLEKQQGLIKAIGLENYLQSQM, from the coding sequence ATGCAAGGTCACCCGGACGTAATCAACTACCTCGTTACGCTGCTGAAGGGCGAACTGGCGGCGCGTGACCAGTACTTCATTCACTCGCGTATGTACGAAGACTGGGGCCTGTCCAAGCTCTACGAGCGCATCAACCACGAAATGGAAGAAGAGACGCAGCACGCAGATGCCCTGATGCGTCGCATCCTCATGCTCGAAGGCACCCCTGACATGCGCGCGGACGACCTGGAAGTGGGCAGCACCGTGCCGGAAATGATCGAGGCTGACCTCAAGCTCGAGTACAAGGTACGCGGCGCGCTGTGCAAAGGCATCGAGCTGTGCGAGCTGCACAAGGACTACATCAGCCGCGACATCCTGCGCGCTCAGTTGGCTGATACCGAAGAAGATCACACCTACTGGCTGGAGAAGCAGCAGGGGCTGATCAAGGCCATTGGCCTGGAGAATTACCTGCAGTCGCAGATGTAA
- the rpmD gene encoding 50S ribosomal protein L30 — MATVKVTLIKSVSGRLPNHKLCVKGLGLRRIGHTVEVQDTPENRGMINKAYYMLKVEG, encoded by the coding sequence ATGGCAACCGTAAAAGTAACGCTGATCAAGAGCGTCTCGGGCCGTCTGCCTAACCACAAGCTGTGCGTTAAGGGCCTGGGTCTGCGTCGCATCGGTCACACTGTAGAAGTCCAGGATACTCCCGAAAACCGCGGGATGATCAACAAGGCTTACTACATGCTGAAGGTCGAGGGTTAA